A window of Novosphingobium terrae contains these coding sequences:
- a CDS encoding glycosyl hydrolase family 28-related protein, protein MICVCGAQPAWAAAAPSAWSSAPQDPRAVTVKGAGDGKADDTAAIQQAIAASRGATGEGIVFLPSGRYRLTRSILVPQGVRIFGVGATRPVLVLGDNTPGFQQGVGTMVVFTGGDQYDVGKVPEPVPSAVPFSDKVRDANSATFYSAMSNIDIEIGAGNPAAAGVRFRVAQHAFLSHMDFHIGSGFAGIYQAGNECEDLRFFGGRYGIVSEKTSPAWQFTLLDSSFSGQRDAAIREHEAGLTLVNVSMRDVPVGIDIDQGYGDWLWGKDVRFENVSKAGVVISNEDNAYTQIGFENALASGTPTFARFRDSGKAVAGAGPAYRVKEFTYGLTLAGQGAMGTYQTRMDQARIAALPPRRAPAIRALPATKEWVDVRRLGVKGDGKSDDTAALQRAIDGHRVLYFPVGFYMISNTLHLKPDTVLIGLHPSLTQIALPDNAPNYAGLGGPLPMVEAPKGGDNMLFGLGIFGGRVNPRVTPVLWKAGASSQIDDVKIQGGGGTFIADGKPLDFYSRPGGDPVASNHWDAQYPGLWVTDGGGGTFAAIWAPNTQAQNGLYVSNTKTPGHVYEFSNEHHVRNEIVLDGVENWEFLAPQTEQEVGEGGDAVSLEIRNSRQILVANYHAYRVTRNFKPAPMAVKLYNSADIRFRNVHVNAESGYATCDSNGCGTYLRASKFPFENSIVDTTHKIETREREFAVLDVPADPARPLSSSFPTGAKVEKLEDGFWSISGAAVAADGTLYFVDHRFQRIYSWAEKAGLGVVRDNPVDPVNLAVARNGDLMVLSSLGAEAGVYSFRPGTQDGAIKLIASTPAAAHPDAQTLLPVNLWNNGEFKDQYDPANDHFTTLAEMFKRDMAAPKAREYVSPDGSLVLPAFRVFQQGSPDHLGWRFSDTLDAHGLVTARAGERVFLTNESEDKTYSGLVGSGGSVTDLKPFANRGGESVAVDAQGRVYVANGQVFVFDRDGKDLGRIDVPERPLQILFGGEGNHTLFILTHHALYAVKGQ, encoded by the coding sequence ATGATCTGTGTTTGTGGCGCGCAGCCTGCCTGGGCCGCCGCGGCGCCTTCGGCATGGAGCAGCGCTCCGCAGGACCCCCGCGCCGTCACCGTGAAAGGCGCGGGCGACGGCAAGGCCGACGACACCGCCGCCATCCAGCAGGCCATTGCCGCATCGCGCGGGGCAACGGGCGAGGGGATCGTGTTCCTGCCCTCGGGCCGTTATCGCCTGACGCGCTCGATCCTGGTGCCGCAGGGTGTGCGCATCTTCGGCGTGGGCGCCACCCGCCCGGTGCTGGTGCTGGGCGACAACACGCCCGGTTTCCAGCAGGGCGTGGGCACGATGGTCGTCTTCACGGGCGGCGACCAGTATGATGTCGGCAAGGTCCCCGAGCCGGTGCCCAGCGCGGTGCCCTTCAGCGACAAGGTGCGCGACGCCAATTCCGCGACCTTCTATTCGGCGATGAGCAACATCGACATCGAGATCGGCGCGGGCAATCCGGCGGCGGCGGGCGTGCGCTTCCGCGTGGCGCAGCATGCGTTTCTTTCGCATATGGATTTCCACATCGGCTCGGGTTTTGCGGGCATCTATCAGGCCGGGAATGAGTGCGAGGATCTGCGCTTTTTCGGCGGGCGCTATGGCATCGTTTCGGAAAAGACCTCGCCCGCCTGGCAGTTCACCTTGCTCGATTCCAGCTTCAGCGGCCAGCGTGACGCCGCCATTCGCGAGCATGAGGCGGGGCTGACTCTGGTCAATGTCTCCATGCGCGACGTGCCGGTGGGGATCGACATTGATCAGGGCTATGGCGACTGGCTGTGGGGCAAGGATGTCCGGTTCGAGAATGTCTCGAAAGCGGGGGTGGTGATCTCCAACGAAGACAATGCCTACACCCAGATCGGCTTCGAGAATGCCTTGGCCAGCGGCACGCCGACCTTCGCCCGCTTCCGTGACAGCGGCAAGGCGGTTGCGGGCGCTGGTCCGGCCTATCGGGTAAAGGAGTTCACTTACGGCCTGACTCTGGCCGGGCAGGGCGCCATGGGCACCTATCAGACGCGGATGGATCAGGCGCGCATCGCGGCCCTGCCGCCGCGCCGGGCTCCGGCCATCCGTGCGCTGCCCGCAACGAAGGAATGGGTCGATGTCCGCAGGCTGGGCGTGAAGGGCGACGGCAAGAGCGACGACACCGCCGCTCTGCAGCGCGCCATTGACGGCCATCGCGTGCTTTATTTTCCGGTCGGCTTCTACATGATTAGCAACACGCTGCATCTGAAGCCCGATACGGTGCTGATCGGCCTGCATCCCAGCCTGACCCAGATCGCCTTGCCTGACAATGCACCCAACTATGCCGGGCTTGGCGGGCCGCTGCCGATGGTTGAGGCGCCCAAGGGCGGCGATAACATGCTCTTCGGCCTTGGTATTTTTGGCGGCAGGGTCAATCCGCGTGTGACGCCGGTGCTGTGGAAGGCCGGAGCCAGTTCCCAGATCGACGATGTGAAAATTCAGGGCGGTGGCGGCACCTTCATCGCCGATGGCAAGCCGCTGGACTTTTACAGCCGCCCGGGCGGCGATCCGGTGGCGAGCAATCATTGGGACGCGCAATATCCCGGCCTGTGGGTCACCGATGGTGGCGGCGGCACCTTCGCCGCGATCTGGGCGCCCAACACGCAGGCGCAGAACGGGCTCTATGTCTCGAACACGAAGACGCCCGGCCATGTCTATGAATTTTCCAACGAACATCATGTGCGCAATGAAATCGTGCTGGACGGCGTGGAAAACTGGGAGTTTCTGGCCCCGCAGACCGAGCAGGAAGTGGGCGAGGGCGGCGATGCCGTCTCGCTGGAAATCCGCAATTCGCGGCAGATCCTCGTCGCCAATTACCACGCCTATCGTGTGACGCGCAATTTCAAGCCCGCGCCCATGGCGGTGAAGCTCTACAATTCGGCAGACATCCGCTTCCGCAATGTGCATGTGAACGCCGAAAGCGGCTATGCCACCTGCGACAGCAATGGCTGCGGCACCTATCTGCGCGCCAGCAAATTCCCCTTCGAAAACAGCATCGTCGATACGACTCACAAGATCGAAACGCGCGAAAGGGAATTCGCGGTGCTCGATGTGCCCGCCGATCCGGCGCGGCCCTTATCCTCCAGCTTCCCAACCGGCGCGAAGGTGGAGAAGCTGGAAGACGGCTTCTGGTCGATTTCGGGCGCGGCGGTGGCTGCTGATGGCACGCTTTATTTCGTCGATCACCGTTTTCAGCGGATTTACAGCTGGGCCGAAAAAGCCGGACTGGGCGTGGTGCGGGACAATCCCGTCGACCCGGTTAATCTGGCAGTCGCCCGGAATGGCGATCTGATGGTGCTCTCCTCGCTGGGAGCCGAGGCGGGGGTCTACAGCTTCCGTCCCGGTACGCAGGATGGCGCGATCAAACTGATCGCATCGACGCCCGCCGCCGCTCATCCCGATGCGCAAACGCTGCTGCCGGTCAACCTCTGGAACAATGGCGAGTTCAAGGATCAATATGATCCCGCCAACGACCATTTCACCACGCTGGCCGAAATGTTCAAACGCGACATGGCCGCGCCCAAGGCGCGGGAGTATGTCTCGCCCGATGGCAGCCTGGTGCTGCCCGCCTTCCGCGTCTTCCAGCAAGGCTCGCCCGATCATCTGGGCTGGCGTTTTTCCGATACGCTCGATGCCCATGGCCTTGTCACGGCACGGGCCGGAGAACGGGTGTTCCTGACCAATGAGTCCGAGGACAAGACCTATTCCGGTCTGGTGGGTTCAGGCGGCAGCGTCACCGATCTCAAGCCCTTTGCCAATCGCGGCGGGGAAAGCGTGGCGGTGGATGCTCAGGGCCGGGTCTATGTTGCCAATGGGCAAGTCTTCGTCTTCGACCGTGACGGCAAGGATCTGGGCCGCATCGATGTGCCCGAACGCCCGCTGCAGATCCTGTTTGGCGGTGAAGGCAACCACACGCTTTTTATCCTGACACATCACGCGCTTTACGCCGTGAAGGGCCAATAA
- a CDS encoding TonB-dependent receptor plug domain-containing protein, whose product MTIRRYHTTHGLRCRAMLATGGALIALMLATPALAQNTDAPPVQAPDTPAPAAAPSSPADIIVTGSRITSSGFSAPTPTQVLSSAAIAKNAQPNVFTTIAQLPSLQGSTGATVGTNSTSSGTQGLSSFSLRGLGTIRTLTLIDGQRVVGANVTGVPDVSLFPQLLIERVDVVTGGASASYGSDAVGGVVNFITKTHFEGFKANVQGGLTTYGDDGNYTFQAAAGKSFLDGRLHVVVSGEYSHEDGIPAAGFGDSGPDGRNWYRSDTLINRGVTNDGSPQYLYRQHVQAYQYTKYGLISAGPLQGIAFDKNGNPFNFNYGSGGVPAKNAAGNVSGCYSGFCVGGDLSGNVGIGTSLQSEITRWDGYGRIGFDVDSNNEIYGTLNVSRVASNNTPNPGAAKTGLTMQCSNPFVPASVQTMCANAGITSFSYGLSNAVLPDFINVNPVRRQIRGVVGAKGKLDVLGTNWSYDGYYEHGENITDIHVSNMTLTNRYNAAIQAVRQPDGTITCASAVAVAAGCQPLNIFGGATPSAATLAYITPANGPYQHTRQTQDVVSLAINGQPFSLPAGPVSIAFGGEYRHEYYKVNGDPYGNGVTADDPNTSAYPADPLLNTAGNNWYAGNYHNGTGKYDVYEGFLEVNAPLFDSAKLGKANLNLAGRGTHYSTSGTVYTWKIGGTWQTPIDGIRLRAVTSRDVRAPNLSELYAAPITVTVPGVTNPANNQAVTIQQNTIGNTALKPEIARNTEAGIVLSRPHWAPGLNLSFDYYRIKMTGVISSLTAQQEINYCSAGVTQLCSAFNLNAATPYANVQSFNLASIFTDGFDIEASYRFNLDSVKVPGSLTLRALGTNVRNFITDTGLPGTIPTQGAGVNAGATPHWKVLATESWDTDKFSLTLTQRWFSAGVFNNEYIVCQTNCPVSTVNHPTVDYNRMPGALYIDIGGTYNITKKLTAYVKVDNLFNHDPAGSPQTNTGVDVNPQLYDVIGRMYRFGVRYNF is encoded by the coding sequence ATGACGATCCGGAGATATCACACAACCCATGGCCTGCGGTGTCGCGCCATGCTGGCGACGGGCGGGGCGCTGATCGCGCTGATGCTGGCCACTCCGGCGCTGGCACAGAACACCGATGCGCCGCCGGTTCAGGCGCCGGACACGCCCGCGCCCGCTGCCGCCCCATCCTCGCCAGCCGATATCATCGTGACGGGTTCGCGCATCACCAGCAGCGGCTTCAGCGCGCCCACGCCCACGCAGGTGCTCAGTTCGGCAGCCATCGCCAAGAATGCGCAGCCCAACGTCTTCACCACCATCGCGCAATTGCCCTCCTTGCAGGGCAGCACCGGCGCCACCGTGGGCACCAACAGCACGTCGAGCGGCACGCAGGGCCTCAGCTCCTTTAGCCTGCGCGGCCTGGGTACCATCCGCACGCTGACGCTGATTGACGGCCAGCGCGTGGTGGGCGCCAATGTGACGGGCGTGCCCGATGTCAGCCTGTTCCCGCAATTGCTGATCGAGCGCGTCGATGTGGTGACGGGCGGCGCTTCGGCCTCCTATGGCTCGGACGCGGTGGGCGGCGTGGTGAACTTCATCACCAAGACCCATTTCGAAGGCTTCAAGGCCAATGTGCAGGGCGGTCTCACCACCTATGGCGACGATGGCAATTACACCTTCCAGGCCGCGGCGGGCAAAAGCTTCCTCGATGGGCGCCTGCATGTGGTGGTCAGCGGCGAATACAGCCATGAGGACGGCATCCCTGCCGCAGGCTTTGGCGATTCAGGCCCCGACGGGCGCAACTGGTATCGCTCCGACACGCTGATCAACCGGGGCGTCACCAATGACGGCTCGCCGCAATATCTCTATCGCCAGCATGTTCAGGCCTATCAATACACCAAATATGGTCTGATCTCGGCGGGGCCGCTGCAGGGCATCGCCTTTGACAAGAATGGCAATCCCTTCAACTTCAACTATGGCTCGGGCGGGGTTCCGGCGAAGAATGCGGCGGGCAATGTCTCGGGCTGCTACAGCGGCTTCTGCGTGGGTGGCGATCTGTCGGGCAATGTCGGCATTGGCACCAGCCTGCAGTCGGAGATCACGCGCTGGGACGGCTATGGCCGGATCGGTTTCGACGTGGATTCGAACAATGAGATCTATGGCACGTTGAACGTTTCACGCGTCGCCTCCAACAACACGCCCAACCCGGGCGCGGCCAAGACCGGCCTGACGATGCAATGCTCCAACCCCTTCGTGCCCGCCTCGGTGCAGACGATGTGTGCGAATGCCGGCATCACCAGCTTCAGCTACGGGTTGAGCAATGCGGTGCTGCCGGACTTCATCAACGTCAATCCGGTGCGCCGCCAGATCCGCGGTGTGGTCGGTGCCAAGGGCAAGCTGGATGTGCTGGGGACCAACTGGTCCTATGACGGCTATTACGAGCATGGCGAGAACATCACCGACATCCACGTCAGCAACATGACGCTGACCAACCGCTACAATGCCGCGATCCAGGCGGTGCGTCAGCCCGATGGCACGATCACCTGTGCCAGCGCGGTGGCGGTGGCCGCCGGATGCCAGCCGCTCAACATCTTTGGCGGGGCGACGCCCAGTGCGGCCACGCTGGCCTATATCACGCCAGCCAATGGGCCCTATCAACACACGCGCCAGACCCAGGATGTGGTCAGCCTTGCCATCAATGGCCAGCCCTTCTCGCTGCCGGCGGGCCCGGTGTCGATCGCTTTCGGTGGTGAATACCGGCACGAATATTACAAGGTCAACGGCGACCCCTATGGCAATGGCGTTACCGCAGACGATCCCAATACCTCGGCCTATCCTGCCGATCCGCTGCTGAATACGGCGGGCAACAATTGGTATGCGGGCAATTATCACAATGGCACCGGAAAATATGACGTTTACGAGGGCTTCCTCGAAGTCAACGCGCCGCTGTTCGACAGTGCCAAGCTGGGCAAGGCCAACCTGAATCTGGCCGGGCGCGGCACGCATTACAGCACTTCGGGTACGGTCTACACCTGGAAGATCGGCGGCACCTGGCAAACGCCGATCGACGGCATCCGCCTGCGTGCCGTGACATCGCGCGATGTGCGCGCACCCAACCTCAGCGAACTCTATGCCGCGCCGATCACTGTGACGGTGCCCGGCGTCACCAATCCGGCCAACAATCAGGCGGTGACGATCCAGCAGAACACCATCGGCAACACGGCGCTGAAGCCGGAAATCGCGCGCAACACTGAAGCGGGCATCGTGCTGTCGCGCCCGCATTGGGCGCCGGGGCTCAACCTGTCGTTCGATTACTATCGTATCAAGATGACCGGGGTGATCTCCTCCCTGACCGCGCAGCAGGAGATCAACTATTGCTCGGCGGGGGTGACGCAATTGTGCAGCGCCTTCAACCTCAACGCCGCCACGCCTTATGCCAATGTGCAGTCCTTCAATCTGGCCTCGATCTTCACGGACGGCTTCGACATCGAGGCGAGCTATCGCTTCAATCTCGATAGTGTGAAGGTGCCGGGCAGCCTGACCTTGCGCGCGCTGGGCACCAATGTGCGCAATTTCATCACGGATACCGGCCTGCCGGGCACGATCCCGACGCAAGGCGCCGGGGTGAATGCGGGCGCCACGCCGCATTGGAAGGTGCTGGCCACGGAAAGCTGGGACACGGACAAGTTCAGCCTGACCCTGACCCAGCGCTGGTTCAGCGCGGGTGTGTTCAACAATGAATACATCGTCTGCCAGACCAATTGCCCGGTTTCCACGGTCAATCATCCGACGGTCGATTACAACCGCATGCCCGGTGCGCTCTACATCGATATTGGCGGCACCTACAATATCACCAAGAAGCTGACGGCCTATGTGAAGGTGGACAATCTGTTCAACCATGATCCCGCCGGATCGCCGCAGACGAACACCGGCGTCGACGTCAATCCGCAGCTCTATGATGTGATCGGGCGCATGTATCGCTTTGGCGTGCGTTATAATTTCTGA
- a CDS encoding glycosyl hydrolase family 28-related protein, with protein sequence MAATAAADRPMLAVAPADPATITVRGVGDGKADDTAAIQQALDTAAQKGEGIVFLPAGRYRITRSLFVWPGLRLFGTGERRPELVLADNTPGFQKGVATMVIFAGREPKAPQGPAGKVPFPPPDAVPFNPAIADANPGTFYSAMEGIDIAIGAGNPAAVGVRFHAAQHAYLRHMDFHVGSGLAGLYQVANSCQDLRFFGGRYGILTEKPSPAWQFTLLDSSFSGQRDAAIREHEASLTLVNVAMRDVPIGIDIDKGYGDWLWGKDVRFENVSKAGVLISNEDNAYTQIGFDNALASGTPTFARFRDSGKAVAGAGPAYRVKEFTYGLTLAGLGTMGTYQTRMDQARIAALPPRRAPAIRALPAAKEWVDVRSLGVKGDGTSDDTAALQRAIDTHRVLYLPTGRYAVTDTLHLKPDTVLIGLHPDLTQIVLPDGTAGFQGIGTPRALIESAKGGEAVITGLGLFTGGINMRATALLWKAGAGSLVEDVKFQGGHGTRLADGSRFDPYDATHSADPDPRKRWGGQYPSLWVTDGGGGTFSDLWTPDTYARAGMYVSDTQTPGHVYEMSSEHHVQTEFALNNVANWEFLAPQTEEESGESQEAVSFDIRNAHDILIANLHAYRVTRTVRPALTAVRLQNSGNIRFRNVHVNAESGLGTCDENGCATRLRASKFPFENAIVDVTHRLEMREREFAVLDVPANPAAPATSTSVTRLAGDFYAAAGGVVDARGKLYFVDHHSHRIHGWSEAEGLTVERDDPLDPVNLTIDRAGNLIVLSSYGRNGTVYAFKPGTPDTELTVIPPTPTAPHDGAVTALPVNLWNNGEFKDQYDPATDHFTTLADMFARDMAAPKAQEYVSPDGSLVLPAFRMFQQGPSDHRGWRFGDTMDAYGFVTARAGKRVFLSNESEDKTYSGLVGAGGSVTDLKPFANRGGESVAVDAQGRVYVANGQVFVYDHDGKEQSRIDVPERPLQLLLGGADHRTLYILTQHSLYSTKI encoded by the coding sequence ATGGCCGCGACGGCAGCGGCAGACAGGCCGATGCTGGCCGTGGCGCCCGCCGACCCTGCCACGATCACCGTGCGGGGCGTGGGCGACGGCAAGGCGGATGACACCGCCGCGATCCAGCAGGCGCTCGATACCGCTGCTCAGAAAGGCGAAGGCATCGTCTTCCTGCCAGCGGGGCGCTATCGCATCACCCGCTCGCTGTTTGTCTGGCCGGGCCTGCGCCTGTTCGGCACCGGTGAGCGGCGCCCCGAACTGGTGCTGGCCGACAACACGCCCGGCTTCCAGAAGGGCGTCGCCACCATGGTCATCTTCGCCGGGCGCGAGCCCAAGGCACCACAAGGCCCGGCAGGCAAGGTGCCCTTCCCGCCGCCCGATGCCGTGCCGTTCAACCCTGCCATCGCCGATGCCAACCCCGGCACCTTCTATTCGGCGATGGAGGGCATCGATATCGCCATCGGTGCGGGCAATCCGGCCGCGGTGGGCGTGCGCTTTCACGCGGCGCAGCATGCCTATCTGCGGCATATGGACTTCCATGTGGGCTCGGGACTGGCAGGGCTCTATCAGGTGGCCAACAGCTGTCAGGATTTGCGCTTCTTCGGCGGGCGCTATGGCATTCTGACCGAGAAGCCCTCGCCCGCATGGCAGTTCACCTTGCTGGACTCCAGCTTCAGCGGCCAACGCGATGCCGCCATCCGCGAGCATGAGGCCAGCCTGACGCTGGTCAATGTGGCGATGCGCGACGTGCCCATCGGGATCGACATCGACAAGGGCTATGGCGACTGGCTGTGGGGCAAGGATGTGCGCTTCGAGAATGTCTCGAAGGCGGGCGTACTGATCTCCAACGAGGACAACGCCTACACCCAGATCGGCTTCGACAATGCCTTGGCCAGCGGCACGCCGACCTTCGCGCGCTTCCGCGACAGTGGCAAGGCCGTGGCAGGCGCTGGCCCGGCCTATCGGGTGAAAGAGTTCACCTACGGCCTGACTCTGGCCGGGCTGGGCACGATGGGCACCTATCAGACGCGGATGGATCAGGCGCGCATTGCTGCCCTGCCGCCGCGCCGGGCTCCAGCCATCCGCGCTTTGCCCGCAGCGAAAGAGTGGGTCGATGTCCGCTCGCTGGGCGTGAAAGGCGATGGCACCAGCGACGACACCGCCGCTCTGCAACGCGCCATTGATACGCATCGCGTGCTCTATCTGCCAACCGGGCGCTATGCCGTGACGGACACGCTGCATCTCAAGCCCGATACGGTGCTGATCGGCCTGCATCCCGACCTCACCCAGATCGTGCTGCCCGATGGCACGGCAGGTTTTCAGGGCATTGGCACGCCCCGCGCGTTGATCGAGAGCGCCAAGGGCGGCGAGGCCGTGATCACCGGCCTTGGCCTGTTCACCGGCGGGATCAACATGCGCGCCACTGCCCTGCTGTGGAAGGCGGGTGCCGGATCGCTGGTCGAGGATGTGAAATTCCAGGGCGGCCATGGCACGCGGCTAGCGGATGGCTCACGCTTCGATCCCTATGACGCCACGCATAGCGCCGACCCGGACCCGCGCAAACGCTGGGGCGGACAATATCCCAGCCTGTGGGTCACCGATGGCGGCGGCGGCACCTTCAGCGACCTCTGGACGCCGGACACCTATGCCCGCGCGGGCATGTATGTCTCGGACACGCAGACGCCCGGCCATGTCTATGAAATGTCGAGCGAGCATCACGTTCAGACCGAATTCGCGCTGAACAATGTCGCCAATTGGGAGTTCCTTGCCCCCCAGACCGAGGAAGAAAGCGGCGAAAGTCAGGAGGCCGTATCCTTCGACATTCGCAACGCCCATGATATTCTGATCGCCAATCTGCACGCCTATCGCGTGACACGCACGGTCAGGCCCGCGCTGACGGCGGTGCGTCTGCAAAATTCAGGCAACATCCGCTTCCGCAATGTGCATGTGAATGCCGAGAGCGGGCTGGGCACCTGCGATGAGAACGGCTGCGCCACAAGGCTGCGCGCCAGCAAGTTCCCCTTCGAGAATGCGATTGTCGACGTGACGCATCGGCTGGAGATGCGCGAGCGCGAATTTGCCGTGCTGGATGTGCCCGCCAATCCCGCTGCGCCCGCAACCTCCACCAGCGTGACCAGGCTGGCTGGCGATTTCTACGCGGCGGCGGGCGGGGTGGTGGATGCGCGGGGCAAGCTCTATTTCGTCGATCACCACAGCCACCGCATTCATGGCTGGAGCGAGGCCGAGGGCCTGACTGTCGAGCGCGATGACCCGCTCGACCCGGTGAATCTGACCATCGACCGGGCGGGCAATCTGATCGTGCTGTCCTCCTATGGGCGCAATGGCACGGTCTATGCCTTCAAGCCGGGGACGCCTGACACGGAGTTGACGGTGATCCCGCCCACGCCCACCGCGCCGCATGACGGCGCGGTGACCGCCCTGCCGGTCAACCTCTGGAACAACGGCGAGTTCAAGGATCAGTACGATCCGGCCACCGACCATTTCACCACTTTGGCCGACATGTTCGCGCGCGATATGGCCGCGCCCAAGGCGCAGGAGTATGTCTCGCCCGATGGCAGCCTGGTGTTGCCCGCCTTCCGCATGTTCCAGCAGGGGCCGTCCGATCATCGCGGCTGGCGCTTTGGCGATACGATGGATGCTTACGGCTTCGTCACCGCGCGGGCCGGAAAACGCGTGTTCCTGAGCAATGAATCCGAGGACAAGACCTATTCCGGTCTGGTGGGCGCGGGCGGCAGCGTGACCGATCTCAAGCCCTTTGCCAATCGCGGCGGAGAAAGTGTGGCAGTGGATGCTCAGGGCCGGGTCTATGTCGCCAATGGGCAAGTCTTCGTCTATGATCATGATGGCAAGGAGCAAAGCCGTATCGATGTGCCGGAGCGCCCGCTGCAACTTCTGCTGGGTGGGGCCGATCACCGCACGCTTTACATCCTGACCCAGCATTCGCTCTATTCGACGAAAATCTGA
- a CDS encoding FadR/GntR family transcriptional regulator: MQEGRLADRAYAGIIEIINAEDLEIGNRLPSEARLAEMFGISRTMVREALVRLASDGITEARRGAGSFVKRRPSMRLGSHMQMMDLSATMGSYEVRFVLEAEAARLAAMRRSVEQMSAIQRAMDNLRAALISTGPAHIEDMLLHRSIVLATANPVFLSCFDHMHEEVDRIMRAGVDISRSRATDAIGAMLSEHEMIVEAIKVQDGDGAALAMRWHLSQGRKRLMP, translated from the coding sequence ATGCAGGAAGGTCGATTGGCCGATCGGGCCTATGCAGGCATCATCGAAATCATCAATGCCGAGGATCTGGAGATCGGCAACCGCTTGCCCTCAGAGGCGCGGCTGGCCGAGATGTTCGGCATTTCGCGCACCATGGTGCGCGAAGCGCTGGTAAGACTGGCCTCTGACGGCATCACCGAGGCGCGGCGCGGCGCGGGCTCCTTCGTCAAGCGGCGGCCCTCGATGCGGCTGGGTTCGCATATGCAGATGATGGACCTGTCGGCCACCATGGGCAGTTACGAGGTGCGCTTCGTGCTGGAGGCGGAAGCGGCGCGGCTGGCCGCGATGCGCCGCTCGGTCGAGCAGATGAGCGCCATCCAGCGCGCCATGGACAATCTGCGCGCGGCGCTGATCTCCACCGGCCCGGCCCATATCGAGGACATGCTGCTGCATCGCTCCATCGTGCTGGCCACAGCCAATCCGGTGTTCCTCTCCTGCTTCGATCATATGCATGAGGAGGTGGACCGCATCATGCGCGCGGGCGTCGACATCTCCCGCTCCCGCGCGACGGATGCGATCGGCGCCATGCTCAGCGAGCATGAGATGATCGTCGAGGCGATCAAGGTGCAGGATGGCGATGGCGCCGCGCTGGCGATGCGCTGGCATCTGTCGCAGGGGCGCAAGCGGCTGATGCCCTGA
- a CDS encoding GntT/GntP/DsdX family permease: MSEDMRLILSAVLGIAAAITLIVKARFHPFLALLCGAFLIGLLTGLAPGDLAHAVEKGAGDVLGGTGLVVALGLSLGAMLQLSNGAEAVAQAGLRLSGPRAAPWMSMAVALLLGLPLFFETGLVLLLPIVAAAADGLRGGKDASDMRMRLMLPALAGLSTLHALVPPHPGPLLAVTALHANLGLTMFYGLLVGLPTAIVAGPLLASIIARHVRPTAPVIGKAEPLVQAPGLSASLIAVLLPVVLIALGQVKALVPPAMATHLGWTGLVSNPVFALVLANLAAMPLLFGRRMCEAPVQGAIWTEAMKPAGAIILAIGAGGALKQVLVTAGLADFLAHLASQGGIPAIPMAWMTAVCIRLATGSATVATITAAGIMPAVVTATGASPEWTVLAIGAGSIFFSHVNDPGFWLVRSYLGTSTPDTFRSWSAMETVVSVVALAFVLAGSYLL, encoded by the coding sequence ATGAGTGAGGATATGCGACTGATCCTGTCGGCGGTGCTGGGCATTGCCGCGGCCATCACGCTGATCGTCAAGGCGCGCTTTCATCCCTTTCTGGCGCTGCTGTGCGGCGCCTTTCTGATCGGCCTGCTGACGGGGCTGGCGCCGGGCGATCTGGCCCATGCGGTGGAGAAGGGCGCGGGCGATGTGCTGGGCGGCACAGGGCTGGTCGTGGCGCTGGGCCTGTCGCTGGGCGCCATGCTGCAACTCTCCAACGGCGCAGAGGCCGTGGCGCAGGCCGGTCTGCGGCTGAGCGGACCGCGCGCCGCGCCATGGATGAGCATGGCCGTGGCCCTGCTGCTTGGTCTGCCGCTGTTCTTCGAAACCGGGCTGGTGCTGCTGCTGCCGATCGTGGCCGCCGCCGCTGACGGGCTGCGCGGCGGCAAGGACGCGTCCGACATGCGCATGCGCCTGATGCTGCCCGCGCTGGCCGGCCTCTCGACGCTGCATGCGCTGGTGCCCCCTCACCCCGGCCCCTTGCTGGCCGTTACCGCGCTGCATGCCAATCTCGGGCTGACGATGTTCTACGGCCTGCTGGTCGGCCTGCCCACGGCGATTGTCGCGGGGCCGCTGCTGGCCAGCATCATCGCACGGCATGTGCGCCCCACAGCCCCGGTGATCGGCAAGGCCGAACCTCTGGTGCAGGCGCCGGGCCTCAGCGCCTCGCTGATCGCCGTGCTGCTGCCGGTGGTGCTGATCGCGCTGGGTCAGGTCAAGGCGCTGGTGCCCCCCGCCATGGCAACGCATCTGGGCTGGACAGGGCTGGTCAGCAACCCCGTCTTCGCGCTGGTGCTGGCCAATCTGGCGGCCATGCCGCTGCTGTTCGGGCGGCGCATGTGCGAGGCGCCCGTGCAGGGCGCCATCTGGACCGAAGCGATGAAACCGGCCGGCGCCATCATTCTGGCGATTGGCGCGGGCGGCGCGCTGAAGCAGGTGCTGGTGACGGCCGGGCTTGCCGATTTCCTCGCCCATCTGGCCTCGCAAGGCGGCATCCCCGCCATTCCGATGGCCTGGATGACCGCCGTCTGCATCCGCCTCGCAACCGGTTCGGCCACCGTGGCCACCATCACCGCCGCCGGCATCATGCCTGCCGTGGTCACCGCCACGGGCGCCTCGCCGGAATGGACGGTGCTGGCGATCGGCGCCGGGTCGATCTTCTTTTCCCATGTCAACGATCCGGGCTTCTGGCTGGTGCGCAGCTATCTGGGCACCAGCACACCCGATACATTTCGCAGCTGGTCCGCCATGGAAACGGTCGTCTCGGTTGTCGCACTGGCTTTCGTTCTGGCAGGCAGCTATCTGCTGTGA